One Turneriella parva DSM 21527 genomic region harbors:
- a CDS encoding DUF2191 domain-containing protein, producing MKTTMILPDQLMQKAKLHARENHTTMTRLVEDALRAYLGAARAPVKKTWRIEAVGKGGFVSPDLEANWPKMRDLLYEREK from the coding sequence ATGAAAACAACAATGATCTTGCCTGATCAGCTGATGCAGAAGGCTAAACTGCATGCCCGCGAGAACCACACGACGATGACGAGGCTCGTTGAAGATGCGCTGCGTGCATACCTTGGCGCTGCGCGTGCTCCAGTGAAAAAAACATGGCGCATAGAGGCGGTGGGCAAAGGCGGGTTCGTTTCACCAGACCTTGAAGCGAACTGGCCGAAAATGCGCGACCTGCTTTACGAGCGTGAAAAGTGA
- a CDS encoding DUF1272 domain-containing protein, with protein MLELRPTCENCNRLLPPESAEARICSYECTFCVHCVDHVLHNVCPNCGGGFVPRPVRPAQNHKGDNYLGKDPASTVVKHRPVNEIEHEKFSASLRHVPPQKR; from the coding sequence ATGCTCGAACTGCGGCCGACATGCGAGAACTGTAACCGGCTGTTGCCGCCCGAGTCGGCCGAGGCTCGCATTTGTTCTTATGAGTGCACATTCTGCGTGCACTGCGTCGACCACGTGCTGCACAATGTTTGCCCCAACTGTGGCGGCGGTTTCGTGCCGCGGCCGGTGCGGCCGGCGCAGAACCATAAGGGCGATAATTATCTCGGCAAAGACCCGGCTTCGACGGTCGTGAAGCACCGACCGGTCAACGAGATTGAACACGAAAAATTTTCAGCGAGCCTGCGCCACGTGCCGCCGCAAAAGCGGTGA
- a CDS encoding type II toxin-antitoxin system VapB family antitoxin, giving the protein MRTNIVLDDKLVKEAMRLSGKKTKRELIDHALHELVKLHHRRALLNLRGKLHWEGDLDEMRKTR; this is encoded by the coding sequence ATGCGCACCAACATTGTACTCGACGACAAACTCGTCAAAGAAGCGATGAGACTAAGCGGCAAAAAGACAAAACGCGAACTGATCGACCATGCGCTGCATGAACTGGTTAAGCTACACCATCGCCGCGCGCTATTGAATCTAAGGGGCAAGCTGCATTGGGAAGGCGATCTCGATGAAATGCGCAAGACCCGGTGA
- the vapC gene encoding type II toxin-antitoxin system VapC family toxin codes for MSAPVLVDTSAWIDYLLGRESETAGKMNELLSNDQVVICPLIVQEILQGLKSQQEFDHTKLLLSSMPRLHFNPYDAAEGAANLYRTLRRQGITIRKTNDCLIAWYALQAGCAVLHRDRDFDLMAKPLKLKVLKK; via the coding sequence ATGTCTGCCCCGGTTCTCGTCGACACCTCTGCCTGGATAGACTACCTGTTGGGTCGTGAATCTGAGACCGCAGGCAAGATGAATGAACTCTTAAGCAATGATCAGGTGGTAATTTGTCCTCTGATCGTGCAAGAGATATTACAGGGCCTGAAATCCCAGCAAGAATTTGACCATACGAAATTATTGCTCAGCTCAATGCCACGCCTTCACTTTAATCCATACGACGCAGCAGAGGGGGCAGCGAACCTTTATCGCACATTGCGCAGACAAGGCATCACAATCAGAAAGACCAATGATTGCCTCATCGCATGGTATGCGCTGCAGGCTGGTTGCGCAGTGCTGCACCGCGACCGCGATTTTGATCTAATGGCCAAGCCCCTAAAACTCAAAGTGCTGAAAAAATAG
- the sigJ gene encoding RNA polymerase sigma factor SigJ yields MSASHLTLYTETRPRLLSLAYRMTGSLADSEDILQEAWLRFAQVPAEKVGSAAALLTTIVTRLCLDLLRSARKKRETYVGPWLPEPMPDLYLAHEDAMQRETVSYAFLLLLQKLAPAERAVFILREIFDYDYIEIAKVVRKSADNCRQVFHRAKKSLRRELGVQTSAGPHERELLAAFLAACSGDNLEKLVQMLGHDATLLSDGGGKVNASSIPVVGKSKVAKFIFAVRHKGGRKLYYAARMNNTDAIIIYADGKPYAAQFFEYGHGRITRTLIVRNPNKLTLFADREKLLSQGILQPVAKFLGAKATLLIAANSLMRFLFSRRAPSALR; encoded by the coding sequence ATGAGCGCCTCTCACCTGACACTCTATACCGAGACGCGACCACGGCTCTTGTCGCTTGCATACCGCATGACAGGCAGCCTGGCCGACAGCGAAGACATTCTGCAAGAGGCATGGCTGCGCTTCGCGCAAGTACCTGCAGAGAAAGTAGGTTCGGCAGCCGCACTGCTGACGACCATCGTCACGCGGCTATGCCTCGACCTCTTGCGCAGTGCGCGCAAAAAGCGCGAAACCTATGTGGGCCCGTGGCTTCCCGAGCCGATGCCCGATCTTTATCTCGCTCACGAAGATGCGATGCAGCGCGAGACGGTCAGCTATGCCTTCTTGCTGCTGCTGCAGAAGCTTGCGCCGGCAGAACGCGCGGTTTTTATCTTGCGTGAAATTTTTGACTATGACTATATAGAAATCGCCAAGGTCGTGCGCAAGAGTGCTGACAACTGCCGCCAGGTATTTCACCGGGCGAAAAAGTCACTGCGCCGCGAACTCGGTGTTCAAACATCTGCCGGCCCGCACGAACGAGAGTTGCTGGCAGCGTTTCTTGCCGCCTGCAGCGGCGACAACCTGGAAAAACTGGTGCAGATGCTCGGGCACGATGCGACGCTTCTCAGCGATGGCGGTGGCAAGGTGAATGCGTCGTCAATACCGGTGGTGGGCAAAAGCAAAGTGGCCAAGTTTATATTTGCCGTGCGGCACAAGGGTGGTCGTAAACTCTACTATGCAGCGCGAATGAATAATACCGACGCGATCATTATTTACGCTGATGGCAAACCGTATGCCGCGCAGTTTTTTGAATATGGTCACGGGAGAATCACGCGTACGCTGATTGTCAGAAACCCAAATAAGCTCACGCTTTTCGCTGACCGTGAGAAGCTACTGAGCCAGGGCATTCTGCAGCCTGTGGCTAAATTTCTGGGCGCTAAAGCAACCCTTCTCATTGCCGCAAACAGCTTGATGCGATTTTTGTTCTCGCGCCGCGCGCCTTCAGCGCTTCGGTGA
- a CDS encoding TlpA family protein disulfide reductase, with protein sequence MPLPAPRTILLRAGRSVLYLAGIFLFAAAVNWYQAPATQNIAPIHQLKLASLSGEKNQIVITGGKKTVIYFFAPWCAVCKVSMDALNFFEDSKRVQAIAVGLDYENVEELNPFQTKVNVPVYAGSHELQRRFMVDRFPAVYILNNDGSVAHVIVGYTSRFGIWIRTLL encoded by the coding sequence ATGCCTCTACCAGCGCCGCGCACAATCTTACTCAGGGCAGGGCGCTCCGTTCTATACCTCGCAGGCATCTTTCTCTTCGCCGCCGCGGTGAATTGGTACCAAGCACCCGCCACGCAGAACATTGCTCCGATTCACCAGCTCAAGCTCGCATCGCTTAGCGGTGAAAAAAACCAGATTGTAATTACCGGTGGTAAAAAGACCGTGATCTATTTTTTTGCGCCATGGTGCGCCGTTTGCAAGGTCAGCATGGACGCTCTGAATTTTTTTGAGGATAGCAAGCGTGTGCAGGCGATTGCCGTCGGGCTTGACTATGAAAATGTTGAGGAGCTCAATCCATTCCAAACTAAAGTCAACGTGCCAGTCTACGCGGGTAGTCACGAACTTCAACGCCGGTTCATGGTAGATCGCTTTCCTGCTGTCTACATATTAAACAATGACGGCTCGGTTGCGCATGTGATCGTCGGCTATACCAGCCGTTTCGGCATCTGGATCAGAACGTTACTCTGA
- a CDS encoding spermidine synthase → MQLKTDHRTVRLVQGDREQSVWRKDQPDYLVHSYVQLCALAMLTWVGYAPKRKGRALIIGLGGGILCRFLRRHFPNVEIEACEPDAKVIAIAREHFALDPKVMVHCADGRTHMSGRTGKYDIVLLDAFDSTYVPANLMTYEFLQLVKQRLAPGGIFISNTWVLPEITAHEDATYISVFGSAWDIRRRPNIDGNRILLINGGAANSADALYDLLAARTAELDIRTKFHSTPRKPGERRMLSYSEMAERLAIRPVVMPEDGRIMNDMNIKRIRAQSSFDV, encoded by the coding sequence TTGCAGCTAAAAACCGATCACCGTACCGTCAGGCTTGTGCAGGGTGACCGCGAGCAGTCAGTCTGGCGCAAAGACCAGCCCGACTACCTCGTGCACTCGTACGTGCAGCTCTGCGCGCTCGCGATGCTCACGTGGGTTGGCTATGCACCGAAACGCAAAGGCCGCGCGCTGATTATCGGTCTCGGCGGCGGCATTCTCTGCCGTTTTCTGCGCCGGCATTTCCCGAATGTAGAGATCGAGGCGTGCGAACCCGACGCGAAGGTGATTGCCATTGCACGCGAGCATTTTGCGCTCGACCCAAAGGTCATGGTGCATTGCGCCGACGGGCGCACGCATATGTCGGGCCGCACGGGAAAATACGATATCGTGCTGCTCGATGCATTCGACAGCACCTATGTGCCGGCGAATCTCATGACGTATGAGTTTCTGCAGCTCGTAAAGCAGCGCCTTGCACCCGGTGGCATTTTTATTTCAAACACATGGGTTCTGCCCGAGATCACCGCGCACGAAGACGCCACGTACATTTCAGTTTTCGGTTCAGCGTGGGATATTCGCCGCCGCCCGAATATCGACGGCAACCGAATTCTTCTCATCAACGGCGGCGCAGCAAATTCGGCCGACGCGCTTTACGACCTGCTTGCAGCCCGCACCGCAGAGCTCGATATACGCACGAAGTTTCACTCGACACCGCGCAAACCGGGCGAGCGCCGCATGCTCTCGTATTCTGAAATGGCCGAGCGCCTCGCGATCAGGCCGGTTGTCATGCCCGAAGATGGGCGCATCATGAACGACATGAACATCAAACGCATTCGCGCGCAGAGTTCGTTTGACGTCTGA
- a CDS encoding transposase: MKLPLWTVGWVLDQSATKYPQVITGAEIKRCLNISEDAALRLKKRVQVFASQHKSAVESLFYSELKKRFHKSKDLLEPDRSDINKRVTTPVGNKPIPQSDSVVLFSAKERSNKGRKRFRHHGQTASIYLTDSLGGRQVGVMVQTTTWKGGPALYESIPNQQTKTILPIIQRQIPKNTPFFTDMGMDWLKPYNRNHRTVNHNLQSKRGTGKSRRRFQQNGIHTQAAEGRQGALKTAFRAYRYIKPEHSQLYLNEYSFFGALKYYGAERITAQNQSLLGNNLDRSTKQAGWGLSGMNVGQKAETITALTQPFFYRPPTMDDRRELSPRAQAFRENREIMEAIGSSNEKLANALTEYQKFYAAPTVSHQRRRERQYAHTAQKLWQALPDNGYADLSLICRENGLSKRMCHRVVARWSHIGLTNVIDRTVISRNNKEHVYDVQRILPNLPHVLYMVTGPARRTTLKEWQSHIKSDYPRAKINNTLRGRKYERRWLQTS; this comes from the coding sequence TTGAAACTACCTCTCTGGACAGTTGGTTGGGTATTAGACCAAAGTGCCACAAAGTATCCTCAGGTTATCACTGGCGCAGAGATCAAGCGCTGCCTGAATATTTCTGAAGATGCTGCTTTACGTTTAAAAAAGCGGGTTCAGGTTTTTGCGTCCCAACACAAGTCCGCCGTAGAGAGCTTGTTTTACTCTGAACTTAAGAAGCGCTTCCATAAATCCAAAGACCTCCTTGAACCAGACAGGAGCGATATAAACAAGAGAGTCACCACCCCCGTAGGCAATAAGCCCATACCCCAGAGTGATTCAGTAGTTCTCTTTAGTGCAAAAGAGCGCTCAAATAAAGGCCGAAAGCGCTTTCGTCATCATGGCCAAACAGCCTCTATATACTTAACTGACTCTTTAGGCGGAAGACAAGTAGGAGTAATGGTACAGACCACCACATGGAAAGGCGGCCCTGCTCTCTATGAATCAATCCCCAACCAACAGACCAAGACCATACTCCCCATAATACAGAGACAAATCCCCAAAAACACCCCCTTCTTCACAGATATGGGTATGGACTGGTTAAAACCCTATAATCGCAATCATAGGACAGTAAACCACAACCTTCAATCAAAAAGAGGCACCGGTAAATCCAGAAGACGATTTCAACAGAATGGAATACATACCCAAGCAGCAGAAGGAAGACAGGGAGCCTTAAAGACAGCCTTTCGAGCATACCGTTATATCAAGCCAGAACACTCACAATTATACCTGAACGAATACAGTTTCTTCGGAGCCTTGAAATATTATGGAGCTGAGCGCATTACGGCCCAAAATCAGAGCCTGTTAGGCAATAATTTGGATCGTTCGACGAAACAAGCCGGGTGGGGTTTGTCGGGTATGAATGTCGGACAAAAAGCCGAGACAATCACTGCTCTAACGCAACCTTTTTTCTACCGACCACCGACAATGGATGATCGGAGAGAACTAAGTCCGAGAGCCCAAGCCTTTCGTGAGAATCGAGAGATAATGGAAGCAATCGGATCATCTAACGAGAAGCTTGCAAATGCACTTACAGAGTATCAAAAGTTCTACGCTGCCCCGACGGTATCGCACCAGAGACGCAGAGAGCGACAATATGCGCACACGGCCCAGAAGCTTTGGCAGGCTTTGCCGGATAATGGCTATGCTGACCTGAGCTTGATTTGCCGCGAAAATGGTCTATCGAAAAGGATGTGCCATCGAGTTGTAGCACGATGGAGCCATATCGGACTCACAAACGTCATAGATCGGACAGTCATCAGTCGAAACAATAAGGAGCACGTGTATGATGTGCAGCGGATTCTGCCGAATTTACCTCATGTTTTGTATATGGTCACCGGGCCTGCTCGGCGCACGACCCTCAAGGAATGGCAGAGTCATATAAAGAGCGATTATCCAAGGGCTAAAATCAATAACACACTTAGGGGGAGAAAGTATGAGCGCAGATGGCTCCAAACCAGCTAA
- a CDS encoding HNH endonuclease, which yields MSADGSKPANRYIFRARDFYELLEKQHYRCPYTDRELTPTNCIAEHRVPLRKGGKHEGKNIVLVDHQVAYLKRYMTDEEVKQLVADMMKTLKQKGARK from the coding sequence ATGAGCGCAGATGGCTCCAAACCAGCTAATCGATATATATTTAGGGCAAGGGATTTTTACGAATTGCTCGAGAAGCAGCATTATCGCTGTCCTTATACAGATCGCGAACTAACGCCTACAAATTGTATCGCAGAACATCGCGTGCCATTGCGGAAAGGAGGCAAGCACGAAGGCAAAAATATTGTTCTTGTAGATCATCAAGTTGCCTACTTAAAACGCTACATGACCGATGAAGAGGTCAAGCAGCTCGTGGCTGATATGATGAAGACGTTAAAACAAAAAGGTGCCAGAAAATAA
- a CDS encoding bifunctional N-acetyltransferase/class I SAM-dependent methyltransferase, whose translation MGLLQRLFNATSLYKRRKTITYRTDLLRRITMSQLTQVKALYDRNYGFFDRTFSSAKRRVKMPHQMLFDLSKKENTYIALAMVKTELVGYAIYYRFGTKRGAISIVIQLVVGASYRRLGIGTRLLFSAWGFSNDKAWGIITSNPFTIRTLESATMRHVKAKIVHEFRPLIQQCLKQMIFFTSAHLKIDSQNAKIDSKFYVDQSNIRGDLLKAFKDRNWQLGSLNRGEEWLAFTFQGQPLVIPKGRKFLDFIEFSEQNLREAYQRMKITEHGWARHAAKEVNQILELLVQLGLEVNFQRVADFGCGIGRHSIAMGKLGHSVIGIDYGPNFIQHAEETRREASLQNVQFKVADIRSGEKFGRFNLILCLYDVIGSFPKEGDNERIILNIRRNLARNGVAVISTMNKALTLNLLKKTKQHIVHDLSKKPMRLMRLKPSNTMQASGNVFDPKYILYEKKTDTFYRKEQFRNDGLLSAEYLIRDRRYTLPELTSIFNRYGLEVIHSRYVQAGRFNSELYETHPRAKELLIIVRHQ comes from the coding sequence ATGGGCTTGCTTCAAAGACTCTTTAATGCCACATCGCTTTACAAAAGGCGTAAAACAATTACATATCGCACGGATTTATTGCGACGAATTACTATGTCGCAGTTGACGCAGGTAAAGGCCTTGTATGACCGTAATTATGGTTTCTTTGATCGAACATTTAGTTCTGCGAAAAGGCGCGTCAAGATGCCACACCAAATGCTATTTGACTTGAGTAAGAAAGAGAATACATATATTGCGCTGGCTATGGTCAAGACAGAACTGGTTGGATACGCGATTTATTATCGTTTCGGCACAAAAAGAGGAGCTATATCAATCGTCATTCAACTGGTCGTAGGTGCATCCTACCGTCGACTCGGAATAGGCACGCGGCTCCTTTTCTCTGCTTGGGGTTTTTCAAACGATAAGGCATGGGGAATTATCACATCGAATCCATTTACCATCCGCACTTTAGAATCTGCTACAATGCGGCACGTAAAGGCCAAGATTGTGCATGAGTTCCGACCGCTCATTCAGCAATGCCTGAAACAAATGATTTTTTTCACCTCTGCGCATCTAAAAATTGACAGTCAAAACGCCAAGATAGATTCAAAGTTTTACGTCGATCAATCGAATATACGTGGTGACCTTTTGAAAGCCTTCAAGGATAGAAATTGGCAATTGGGTTCTTTGAACCGTGGTGAAGAATGGCTTGCATTTACCTTTCAAGGCCAACCGTTAGTCATACCAAAAGGTAGAAAGTTTTTGGACTTTATTGAGTTCTCAGAGCAAAACCTTAGAGAAGCCTATCAGAGAATGAAAATTACAGAGCACGGCTGGGCGCGGCATGCTGCAAAAGAGGTAAATCAAATTCTTGAGCTTCTTGTACAACTCGGTCTTGAGGTAAATTTTCAAAGGGTAGCGGATTTTGGGTGTGGTATCGGCCGACATTCTATTGCGATGGGCAAACTGGGACACTCAGTGATTGGTATCGACTATGGGCCTAATTTTATTCAGCATGCCGAGGAGACTCGACGTGAAGCTTCCCTCCAGAATGTTCAGTTCAAAGTCGCAGACATTCGCTCTGGGGAAAAATTTGGCAGATTTAACCTCATCTTATGTTTGTATGATGTAATTGGTTCTTTTCCCAAAGAAGGCGACAACGAACGAATAATCCTAAATATCAGGAGAAATCTGGCAAGAAATGGAGTCGCCGTGATTTCAACAATGAATAAAGCCCTTACGCTGAATTTACTAAAGAAAACTAAACAGCATATCGTTCATGATCTAAGTAAGAAACCCATGCGATTGATGAGACTCAAACCCAGTAACACTATGCAGGCATCGGGGAATGTTTTTGACCCCAAATACATTCTATATGAGAAAAAAACCGATACATTCTATCGCAAAGAGCAGTTCCGAAATGATGGTCTCCTGAGCGCGGAGTATCTGATCCGTGATCGCAGGTATACGCTACCCGAGCTCACTTCAATATTTAACCGGTATGGATTAGAAGTGATTCATTCCCGCTACGTCCAAGCTGGACGCTTCAACTCAGAGCTTTACGAAACGCACCCCAGAGCAAAAGAGTTGTTAATTATAGTGAGACATCAATGA
- a CDS encoding IS481 family transposase, with the protein MTTEQKIIKNKVGLLKLAEQLGSVSKACKVFGYSRDSFYRFKELYDKGGELALQEISRRKPLLKNRVAPEVEEAVREIAFQYPAYGQVRASNELRKIGIIISPFGVRGVWLRHDLATFKKRLKYLEARMAQEKGIFTEAQLVALERAKDEKESHGEIETEHPGYLGSQDTFYVGNMKGVGKIYQQTFIDTYSKVAFAKLYDRKNSLVSADMLNDRVIPFFDEHEIPLLRVLTDRGSEYCGNREEHDYQLYLALENIDHTKTKAKSPQTNGICERFHRTILNEFYNVAFRKKVYTSLEQLQADLDEWIYDYNTQRTHQGKYCFGKTPLATFKDSLSIAKDKMLDLKLQTA; encoded by the coding sequence ATGACGACAGAACAGAAAATTATCAAGAACAAGGTTGGTCTGCTGAAACTGGCAGAGCAGCTGGGCAGCGTATCGAAAGCTTGCAAGGTTTTCGGTTACTCAAGAGACAGTTTCTACCGGTTTAAGGAGCTTTACGACAAGGGTGGCGAGCTCGCATTGCAGGAGATCAGCCGCAGGAAGCCTTTGCTGAAAAATCGTGTAGCTCCAGAGGTCGAGGAAGCGGTACGGGAAATTGCATTTCAATACCCCGCGTACGGTCAGGTTCGGGCGTCCAACGAGTTGCGCAAGATAGGTATCATCATCTCCCCTTTTGGCGTGCGCGGCGTTTGGCTGCGCCATGATCTTGCGACGTTTAAAAAACGGCTGAAATACCTTGAAGCGCGAATGGCTCAGGAAAAGGGGATCTTTACCGAGGCACAATTGGTTGCGCTCGAACGCGCAAAAGATGAGAAGGAAAGTCACGGTGAAATTGAAACGGAGCACCCTGGTTATTTGGGGTCACAAGACACGTTTTACGTGGGAAATATGAAGGGTGTGGGTAAAATTTATCAGCAGACCTTCATCGACACGTATTCGAAAGTCGCTTTTGCGAAACTCTATGATCGCAAGAATTCTCTGGTTTCAGCCGATATGCTTAACGACAGAGTCATCCCGTTTTTTGACGAGCATGAGATTCCGCTGTTGCGCGTTCTGACCGATCGTGGCAGCGAGTACTGTGGCAACCGGGAAGAGCACGATTATCAGCTGTATCTGGCCTTGGAGAATATCGACCACACAAAAACCAAGGCCAAGAGCCCGCAGACGAACGGCATTTGTGAGCGCTTTCACCGGACTATATTGAATGAGTTTTACAATGTTGCATTCAGAAAGAAGGTTTACACTTCTTTGGAGCAATTGCAGGCAGACCTTGATGAGTGGATTTACGATTACAACACGCAGCGCACTCATCAGGGGAAATATTGCTTCGGCAAAACGCCTCTGGCAACATTCAAAGACTCGCTCAGTATAGCGAAAGACAAAATGCTGGATTTGAAATTACAGACAGCATGA
- a CDS encoding tyrosine-type recombinase/integrase: protein MCQVKFRLLQLYGSKVYLFESSPGKPISRFTAHTLLSRAGRKIGRRLHPHMLRHTRATDLLNRGEPLSSVAAYMGHSSPEITARFYLHGLPKASRIMSGLD from the coding sequence GTGTGTCAGGTCAAGTTCAGACTTTTACAATTGTACGGTTCGAAGGTTTACTTGTTTGAATCGTCGCCGGGAAAACCTATCTCCCGGTTTACGGCCCATACGCTCTTGAGCCGCGCTGGCCGCAAAATCGGTCGGCGACTACACCCCCATATGCTGCGTCACACACGGGCAACAGATTTGCTCAACCGGGGTGAACCGCTCTCTTCAGTCGCCGCTTACATGGGGCATAGCTCGCCGGAAATTACGGCGCGGTTCTACCTGCACGGCCTGCCAAAAGCCAGCAGGATAATGAGCGGATTGGATTAA
- a CDS encoding restriction endonuclease: protein MLEDKASAGRVALKVPDLFALKHIGFYRNFLNFVHQGFAPKLHATAVGQTLEKIILTEDYRNLHHWTFFESYVAEYFLSPLLLQYFSPYHKTAFGDEGIDRRSMHAHSAVYQTVVQVKLHKNQIGHDEITKFLGAVDLFERKNGNRAKTYGVYITASGYSAPVAELERVYRRPGTKRALFLIDRRKLLDYLPLYQKFYGDILKKTKQFRQDDSEENRRHTIHAFRELHDEFILKNISFLKESFSEKDTQILFKRKRNCEQLYINEGRYKAFTLGRHKMQLLTEAFETANRRPSTLPLDESARLEFFQKVKEAGIEADAGEIQDFFDRKFMGLLEKHALHMKVIHALMGDVKESQTKTRKGAALRKTKLTKTKKSVRRKI, encoded by the coding sequence ATGCTCGAAGATAAGGCTTCGGCAGGGCGGGTCGCATTGAAAGTTCCCGATTTATTTGCGCTCAAGCACATCGGTTTTTACCGAAATTTTCTCAATTTTGTGCATCAAGGCTTTGCGCCTAAGCTGCACGCCACTGCCGTCGGCCAGACATTAGAAAAGATAATTCTCACAGAAGATTACCGGAATTTACATCACTGGACTTTCTTTGAGAGCTATGTGGCCGAATACTTTTTGTCGCCATTGCTACTGCAATACTTCAGCCCGTATCACAAAACGGCGTTTGGCGATGAAGGTATTGATCGCCGAAGTATGCATGCACATTCGGCCGTCTATCAAACTGTGGTACAGGTGAAGCTTCACAAAAACCAGATCGGCCACGATGAAATAACGAAGTTTCTCGGGGCCGTTGACCTTTTCGAGCGGAAGAACGGCAATCGCGCCAAAACCTACGGAGTATATATCACAGCGAGTGGGTATTCGGCACCGGTAGCAGAATTAGAGAGAGTCTACCGGCGGCCCGGTACGAAGCGTGCCCTGTTCTTGATCGATAGACGGAAACTATTGGACTATTTGCCGCTTTATCAGAAATTCTATGGTGACATACTGAAAAAGACAAAACAATTCAGGCAAGACGACTCTGAAGAAAATCGGCGTCATACAATTCATGCTTTCAGGGAACTGCACGATGAGTTTATCCTGAAGAATATTTCGTTTCTAAAGGAATCGTTTTCCGAGAAAGATACGCAGATACTCTTTAAGCGAAAGCGCAATTGCGAACAACTCTATATCAATGAGGGGCGTTACAAGGCGTTTACCCTTGGTCGCCATAAGATGCAGCTGTTGACCGAGGCTTTCGAGACGGCGAATCGGCGACCCTCTACGCTCCCATTGGATGAGAGCGCCCGTCTGGAGTTTTTCCAAAAAGTTAAAGAAGCTGGTATTGAAGCCGACGCTGGTGAGATTCAGGATTTCTTCGATAGAAAATTCATGGGTCTATTGGAGAAGCATGCGTTGCATATGAAGGTCATACATGCGCTGATGGGCGACGTAAAGGAATCCCAGACGAAAACCCGTAAGGGGGCCGCTCTGCGAAAAACGAAATTAACAAAAACGAAGAAAAGTGTAAGGAGAAAAATATGA